The stretch of DNA TCGTCGACCGCGCCATGGGCGGGAGGCCGGCATGAGACATCTGACCTTCTCCTGGCAAGCCATGGTCGCCCTCCTCCTCTGCATCGGGGCACTGACGGCCTTGCCGCTTCTGGGCGAGGGCGCGGCGCGCCCCCTCACTGACGGCACGGCAAGCCTCATTTTCATCATCGTCATCGCGGCTGCCCTGCTGTCTCTAGCGCCGCAGCCGCCGGCCTATCGTGCCACCGTGCTGTTTATCGGCGCGCATGGCGCCGCCTGGATGCTGCTTTCCGCTCTTTCCGGCAACGAGGGCACGGCGACGCGGGCTTTCTTCTTGCTGCTCTTCGCCTGCTGGCTGCTTGCCTGGCGATGCGTCACCGAGCTGTCGAAACTGCAGCCCGTCACTACTTCCGGCAAGTCGGCGCTCCAGCTTCTGATTCCGGCGATTTTCGGCGCCTGGATCCTCATTCTCTGGGAGGCGGTCACGCGTGGCGCCGGCGTTCCCTTCATCCTGCTGCCGCCGCCGAGCGCCATCGGCGCGCGGTTCATGGCATCGCTGCCGATCCTCGGCGCGGACGTCAGGCAGACGATCTTCAAGGCAGTGCTGATCGGTTATATCGCCGGCTGCCTCAGTGGCTTCGTCGTAGCGGTGCTGGCCGACCGCATCGCCTTCCTGCGCCGCGGCCTTCTGCCGATCGGCAACATGGTTTCGGCCCTGCCGATCATCGGCGTCGCCCCTGTCATGGTCATGTGGTTCGGCTTCGACTGGCCGTCGAAGGCCGCCGTCGTCATCATCATGACCTTCTTCCCGATGCTGGTGAATACCGTAGCCGGCCTTGCCGCCTCCGGCAGCATGGAGCGTGACCTGATGCGCACCTATGCCTCCGGCTATTGGCAGACGCTGCTGAAGCTCAGGCTTCCGGCGGCAATGCCCTTCATATTCAACGCACTGAAGATCAACTCGACGCTGGCGCTGATTGGTGCCATCGTTGCGGAATTCTTCGGGACGCCGATCGTCGGCATGGGCTTCCGTATCTCCACCGAGATCGGCCGCATGAATGTCGACATGGTCTGGGCGGAAATCGCCGTCGCGGCGCTGGCCGGCTCGATCTTCTATGGCATCATCGCCCTGACCGAACGGGCGGTGACGTTCTGGCATCCGTCTATCCGTGGTGGCTAGGCGCGCACGGGCTCCAGAAACGGGTCCGGGCATAACTTCAGAGGGTAAGGATAAGAAAATGAGAAAGTTGATGGTTGCAATGATGGCGAGCGCGATGTCGCTTGCATCGGCCCATGCGATGGCCGCCGACAAGGTGGTGCTGCAGCTGAAATGGGTCACGCAGAGCCAGTTCGGCGGTTATTACGTCGCCAAGGAAAAGGGCTTCTATAAGGAGGAAGGCCTCGACGTCGACATCAAGCCGGGCGGCCCTGATATCGCCCCCGAGCAGGTGATCGCCGGCGGCGGCGCCGATGTCATCGTAGACTGGATGGGCGGTGCCCTGGTTGCCCGCGAAAAGGGCGTTCCGCTCGTCAACATCGCCCAGCCCTATCAGAAGGCGGGCCTGGAAATGGTCTGCCGCAAGGACGGCCCGATCAAGACCGAAGCCGACTTCAAGGGCCACACGCTCGGCGTCTGGTTCTTCGGCAACGAGTATCCCTTCTTCGCCTGGATGAACAAGCTCGGCCTGTCCACAGAAGGCGGTCCGAACGGCGTCACCGTGTTGAAGCAGAGCTTCGATGTGCAGCCGCTTGTCCAGAAGCAGGCCGACTGCATCTCTGTCATGACCTATAACGAATATTGGCAGGCGATCGATGCCGGCTTCAAGCCGGAAGAACTGACGGTCTTCAACTACACGGAAATGGGCAACGACCTTCTTGAAGACGGCCTCTATGCGATGGAAGACAAGCTGAAAGATCCGGCCTTCAAGGAGAAGATGGTCAAGTTCGTCCGCGCATCGATGAAGGGCTGGAAATATGCCACCGAGAATCCCGACGAAGCCGCCGAGATCGTCATGGATAATGGCGGCCAGGACGACAACCATCAGAAGCGCATGATGGGCGAAGTCGCCAAGCTGGTCGGCGACAGCTCCGGCAAGCTGGACGAGGCGCTCTATGCCCGCACGGCAAAGGCGCTGCTCGACCAGAAGATCATAAGCAAGGAGCCGTCGGGCGCCTGGACGCACGATATCACCGACGCCGCTTCCAAGTAGTTTCGGCAGGATTGCGAAGCGAAACGCGCGGGAGATTTCCGCGCGTTTCGTCATTTTCTGGAGCATGATGGCAAAAACTGTCCGCGGTATTCGGACGACATTCTCTATCTATTTGATTTGGATGCTGATTCAGATTTCCGGTCAGTCGGCCTACATCATCTGCATCCAGCAACCGAAAAAAATGCCTTGCAACTGTCGCATTTTTCGGGCGTCAAACGTCTTAGGGATGAGGCGCGATCAATCTTCGTAATGTTGACATAACCTTGCGGTGATTGATTGACGTCGGAATGGTAATTATTATTGCCTAATGGGGAATTGTTTTCTGCCGGACTTGTAGATCGAGCAAATCGATACCACCTACAAGCCGAATTTGCCGGCGAGGGATGAAGGCGGCAAAGGATCGGCGGATACCTCTGAGAATGCAGGAAGGGCAGTGGCCTGATCGCGCGCTGAGTGGCAGACGCTCGAGTTCGGCCAACCTTATCATAAGATTGGACGAACACGCATGGTACGCAAGCCGACTGGAATTCTAGGCGCCTCTACTCTTTTTGCAGCGGCACTTGCTGCATCCACCGCATTTTCGCAGGAAGCGCCGGTCGCAAAACCGCAGCAGAACCTGCCGGCGATCGTCGTCACCACTGCGGTGAACCGCACCCTCG from Rhizobium leguminosarum bv. trifolii WSM1325 encodes:
- a CDS encoding NMT1/THI5 like domain protein (PFAM: NMT1/THI5 like domain protein~KEGG: rec:RHECIAT_CH0003540 probable nitrate/sulfonate ABC transporter, substrate-binding protein), whose amino-acid sequence is MRKLMVAMMASAMSLASAHAMAADKVVLQLKWVTQSQFGGYYVAKEKGFYKEEGLDVDIKPGGPDIAPEQVIAGGGADVIVDWMGGALVAREKGVPLVNIAQPYQKAGLEMVCRKDGPIKTEADFKGHTLGVWFFGNEYPFFAWMNKLGLSTEGGPNGVTVLKQSFDVQPLVQKQADCISVMTYNEYWQAIDAGFKPEELTVFNYTEMGNDLLEDGLYAMEDKLKDPAFKEKMVKFVRASMKGWKYATENPDEAAEIVMDNGGQDDNHQKRMMGEVAKLVGDSSGKLDEALYARTAKALLDQKIISKEPSGAWTHDITDAASK
- a CDS encoding binding-protein-dependent transport systems inner membrane component (PFAM: binding-protein-dependent transport systems inner membrane component~KEGG: rec:RHECIAT_CH0003539 probable nitrate/sulfonate ABC transporter, permease protein), with the translated sequence MRHLTFSWQAMVALLLCIGALTALPLLGEGAARPLTDGTASLIFIIVIAAALLSLAPQPPAYRATVLFIGAHGAAWMLLSALSGNEGTATRAFFLLLFACWLLAWRCVTELSKLQPVTTSGKSALQLLIPAIFGAWILILWEAVTRGAGVPFILLPPPSAIGARFMASLPILGADVRQTIFKAVLIGYIAGCLSGFVVAVLADRIAFLRRGLLPIGNMVSALPIIGVAPVMVMWFGFDWPSKAAVVIIMTFFPMLVNTVAGLAASGSMERDLMRTYASGYWQTLLKLRLPAAMPFIFNALKINSTLALIGAIVAEFFGTPIVGMGFRISTEIGRMNVDMVWAEIAVAALAGSIFYGIIALTERAVTFWHPSIRGG